The following are encoded together in the Lathyrus oleraceus cultivar Zhongwan6 chromosome 3, CAAS_Psat_ZW6_1.0, whole genome shotgun sequence genome:
- the LOC127126527 gene encoding uncharacterized protein LOC127126527, producing MSHDAIMNALQSKLDAQSSSLSALLQSSLDAHSDSIHNTLHQHLLEVDSKVAHLRTASPSSVTSSISRSLKLSVPRFDGSNASDWLFQIEAFFNFHDTPEASRLQIVSFHLEGRAAGWFQWATRNNLFTSWQAFLTSVRHRFGPTAYEDVEGELSKLSQTGSVADFQAQFEDLMNKVNGISEPLLISFFITGLKQTLRRELQFHRPPTLMEAFAMARAYEARLGDNPPYSKNWTRNSTNPPITTTPIQQPSTQIPQSQTTPPHTKPTSLPPLLPTPQSTLPVRHLPPAEIRDRRSKGLCFKCDEKWNPSHRCRSKVLLLLGVDDDEHDIDIEEASHEDVSGDISSLNALSSQLQGRSLRVSGAYGNHQFHTLIDSGNTHNFINPALVERLGLPMTPCPRFRVATGCGSSLLCQYCCPNVPLLLQGITFPVDLFVLVIEGPDVVLGFPWLQLLGKVAHDYSALTMEFLWEGQPVTLRGDSSVHSHSVSLLQFQSLVHSDTVAGIFTITPCPETSTKIDPPQFPQSLPEPVLTILQRFRHLFVAPTGLPPHRSIDHHIHLVEGTNPINVRPYRYPQFQKSEMEKLIREMLDQGIIIPSHSPFSSPVLLVRKKDGSWRFCVDYRALNAATVKDKFPIPTIDELLDELRGATIFSKLDLRAGYHQIRVHPRDTYKTAFRTHEGHFEFLVMPFGLTNAPSTFQATMNRLFSQFLRRFVIVFFDDILVYSSSLADHLQHLELVLNCLFTNSFYVKLSKCLFCQESIDYLGHIVSSQGVHADPAKLEAMVKWPIPSCIKQLRGFLGLTGYYRRFIANYASIATPLTDLLRHDAFVWSSEAASAFTTLKQAMMAAPVLKLPDFDKEFIIETDASQCGIGAVLMQEGHPIAFFSKKLGPKMQAASVYIKELHAITESVLKWRQYLLGHFFVIRTDHKSIRELLQQVIQTPDQQAYVRKLLGFHFRIEYKPGVSNRVADALSRVPTEWDLEPTPTLTMFCALVSTPTFSILQQLQLANQTEVFFLGIA from the coding sequence ATGTCTCACGACGCCATTATGAACGCCCTTCAATCCAAACTCGATGCCCAATCCTCATCCCTTAGTGCTCTTCTCCAATCCTCCCTTGACGCACACTCAGATTCCATTCACAACACACTTCATCAACACCTTCTGGAAGTAGATTCTAAGGTTGCGCATCTCCGTACTGCATCACCTTCATCCGTTACTAGCTCTATCTCACGTTCGCTCAAGTTATCGGTTCCCAGATTTGATGGTTCGAATGCTTCCGATTGGCTTTTTCAGATTGAAGCGTTTTTCAATTTCCACGACACACCGGAAGCTTCGCGTCTCCAAATCGTTTCATTTCATTTGGAAGGTCGTGCAGCTGGTTGGTTTCAGTGGGCTACGCGCAACAACTTGTTCACCTCGTGGCAAGCGTTTCTCACATCCGTTCGCCACCGCTTCGGTCCGACAGCGTATGAAGATGTTGAAGGTGAGCTTTCCAAACTATCACAAACGGGTTCAGTTGCTGATTTCCAAGCTCAATTTGAGGATCTCATGAACAAGGTTAACGGTATCTCAGAACCACTTTTAATTAGTTTTTTCATTACCGGCTTGAAACAAACTCTCCGTCGTGAGCTGCAATTTCACCGTCCCCCAACGTTGATGGAAGCCTTTGCTATGGCTCGTGCGTATGAGGCGCGTTTGGGTGACAATCCTCCGTACTCCAAAAATTGGACCCGTAATTCCACTAACCCACCTATCACAACCACCCCAATCCAACAACCTTCCACGCAAATCCCACAATCCCAAACCACACCTCCACATACAAAACCAACTTCATTACCTCCTCTGCTTCCCACCCCTCAATCCACCTTACCCGTCCGTCACCTTCCACCGGCAGAGATTCGTGATCGCCGTTCTAAAGGCCTTTGTTTCAAGTGTGACGAAAAATGGAATCCATCTCATCGTTGTCGTAGCAAAGTTCTCTTGCTACTTggtgttgatgatgatgaacatgataTTGATATTGAGGAAGCTTCTCATGAGGATGTGTCCGGGGACATATCAAGCCTTAACGCCCTCTCTAGTCAGCTCCAAGGCCGTTCTCTACGCGTTTCAGGTGCGTACGGTAACCACCAATTTCACACTCTAATCGACAGCGGCAACACACATAATTTTATTAACCCGGCGTTGGTGGAACGGTTAGGCCTTCCAATGACTCCTTGCCCGCGTTTCCGGGTGGCTACGGGTTGTGGCTCCTCTTTATTATGTCAATATTGTTGCCCTAATGTACCTTTACTCCTGCAAGGTATTACGTTTCCAGTTGATCTTTTTGTGCTTGTAATTGAAGGCCCTGACGTGGTGTTAGGCTTTCCATGGCTTCAATTATTGGGGAAAGTTGCTCATGACTACTCTGCTTTGACAATGGAATTTCTATGGGAAGGTCAACCAGTCACTCTTCGCGGTGACTCCTCAGTCCACTCTCACTCGGTGTCTTTACTCCAATTCCAGTCCCTGGTTCATAGCGACACAGTTGCAGGTATCTTCACCATTACACCATGCCCTGAAACTTCAACTAAAATAGACCCACCACAATTTCCCCAATCCCTCCCTGAACCCGTGTTAACCATACTGCAACGTTTTCGGCATCTTTTTGTCGCTCCGACTGGTTTACCACCTCACCGTTCTATTGACCATCACATTCATTTGGTTGAGGGCACCAACCCAATCAATGTGAGGCCATACCGTTATCCGCAATTTCAAAAATCAGAAATGGAGAAATTAATTCGGGAGATGCTTGATCAAGGCATAATTATCCCGAGTCACAGCCCTTTCTCTTCCCCGGTTTTGTTGGTTCGCAAAAAAGATGGATCATGGCGATTTTGCGTTGATTATCGCGCCTTGAACGCTGCTACCGTTAAGGACAAATTCCCCATCCCTACCATTGATGAATTGTTGGACGAGCTTAGGGGTGCTACCATTTTCAGTAAGTTGGACCTTCGTGCGGGATACCATCAAATACGGGTGCACCCGCGCGATACATACAAGACTGCTTTTCGCACACATGAGGGGCATTTTGAGTTCCTCGTCATGCCGTTCGGTCTCACCAATGCACCCTCAACATTCCAAGCAACGATGAATCGGTTGTTTTCGCAGTTTTTGCGACGGTTTGTCATTGTTTTCtttgacgatattttggtgtataGCAGTTCTCTTGCTGATCACTTGCAGCATCTGGAGCTAGTTTTGAATTGTTTATTCACTAACTCATTTTATGTCAAGCTCTCCAAATGCTTGTTTTGTCAAGAATCAATAGACTATTTAGGCCACATTGTGTCATCTCAGGGAGTACATGCTGACCCTGCCAAGTTAGAGGCTATGGTCAAGTGGCCTATTCCTTCCTGCATCAAACAGCTTCGTGGTTTTTTAGGCCTCACAGGGTATTATCGCCGCTTTATTGCCAATTACGCTAGCATTGCAACACCGCTTACTGACCTTCTTCGTCACGATGCCTTTGTTTGGTCCTCTGAGGCAGCTTCAGCATTCACTACATTGAAGCAAGCTATGATGGCAGCACCGGTTTTGAAACTTCCAGACTTTGACAAAGAGTTTATTATCGAGACTGATGCTTCACAGTGTGGAATTGGTGCAGTACTTATGCAAGAGGGCCACCCGATTGCTTTTTTTAGCAAAAAATTGGGACCCAAGATGCAGGCTGCTTCAGTATACATCAAAGAACTTCATGCGATTACGGAGTCTGTGTTGAAATGGAGACAATACTTATTGGGCCATTTTTTTGTAATTCGGACAGATCACAAAAGTATTCGGGAACTCCTACAACAAGTCATTCAGACGCCAGATCAACAAGCATATGTTCGCAAGTTATTGGGCTTTCATTTCCGCATTGAATATAAACCGGGTGTGTCAAATAGGGTCGCCGATGCTTTGTCCCGCGTTCCCACAGAGTGGGATTTGGAACCTACCCCTACTCTAACCATGTTTTGTGCATTGGTGTCTACTCCCACATTCTCAATTTTACAGCAACTGCAACTTGCGAATCAAACAGAGGTTTTTTTTCTTGGAATTGCATGA
- the LOC127126528 gene encoding myb family transcription factor PHL7 isoform X3 → MGVPGLTIYHVKSHLQKYRLAKYLPESPADDSKDEKRNSVDSISGADSSPGLQINDALRMQMEVQKRLHEQLEVQKQLQMRIEAQGKYLQKIIEEQQKLGSTLAASETLPLPHDKQTHSVSEPSGSSDALAGTFSPHKKQRIDEGSKDGFIASQVTRKTTQKNDCNVGCLDPNLYEDDAGFGFDLETENDDDNESEQ, encoded by the exons ATGGGGGTGCCTGGTCTGACCATTTATCATGTTAAAAGCCATTTACAG AAGTATCGCCTGGCGAAGTACTTGCCCGAATCACCAGCTGATG ATTCTAAGGATGAGAAAAGGAATTCTGTAGACAGCATTTCTGGCGCTGATTCTTCCCC GGGATTGCAAATCAACGACGCACTACGGATGCAGATGGAGGTTCAAAAACGTTTGCATGAACAGCTTGAG GTTCAAAAGCAATTGCAGATGAGAATTGAAGCTCAGGGTAAATACTTGCAGAAGATCATAGAGGAACAACAGAAATTAGGTAGTACTTTGGCAGCGTCCGAAACACTTCCATTACCCCATGATAAGCAAACTCATTCCGTATCGGAGCCTTCTGGGTCTAGTGATGCCCTTGCAGGCACTTTTTCTCCACATAAAAAACAGAGAATTGATGAAGGTTCAAAGGATGGTTTCATTGCATCCCAAGTTACAAGAAAGACGACACAGAAGAATGATTGTAACGTTGGCTGTTTGGATCCTAACTTGTATGAAGATGATGCTGGTTTTGGATTTGATTTGGAGACAGAAAATGATGACGACAATGAGAGTGAGCAGTAA